The Pogona vitticeps strain Pit_001003342236 chromosome 6, PviZW2.1, whole genome shotgun sequence genome contains a region encoding:
- the TULP2 gene encoding tubby-related protein 2 isoform X2 gives MLRWNSAISMSTRLTSPKEMQLDPARVQLSPESKSNGNDEAVLLRKQKLEFQRHIIEKKQRRKRQELLMVQANTDSKVKGRHGRHKPEERIPLMESCSEHSLCNSTSNPFLVESVPEAHLGTQMWGSSVQMKRMQNNHQGENQAVCPDFSDEADLEVAVLEETQPVNKNESAPKNGWQAKQRGGRSRAQRHGQASKSKKKVSSLRRDTSSTRMGVEAESPRCELQGAESNKEVSSPTEKISSVITDMEAHLVFKNELYDEDLKSTESKDTVGEICDVHTVQSNSDSEEEVPQEMTGPPSCRKKSRDWMLAHRGSLTNGRRSLSEDDGGDDNEDDEGEDEGDEDLKDEEQDILRSVMYIREEIDLSTPPGEETSTPISLKVEDIEAFVLKPAPQGHIIQCRITRDRKGMDKAIYPFYYLHLEMENGKKRFLMSGRKRKKSKTSNYLISLDPIDLSRDGDNFIGKVRSNVLGTRFTVFDNGINPDKKPFVPETAHLRQELAAICYETNVLGFRGPRKMTVIIPGMNSDNERICIRPKNEHETLLIRYQNQNMQNLIKLQNKMPAWNEETQSYILNFHGRVTQASVKNFQIISEDDPDYIALQFGRVAPDVFTMDYQFPLCAVQAFAICLSSFDGKLACE, from the exons CGACATATCATTGAAAAGAAACAGCGCCGCAAGCGCCAGGAGCTGCTCATGGTTCAGGCCAACACAGATTCCAAGGTGAAAGGCCGCCATGGGAGACACAAACCCGAGGAGCGCATCCCACTCATGGAGTCTTGCAGTGAACACAGCCTCTGCAACA GTACTTCCAATCCCTTCCTTGTGGAGTCTGTCCCGGAAGCTCATCTTGGCACTCAAATGTGGGGCAGCTCTGTGCAGATGAAACGGATGCAGAACAACCACCAAGGGGAAAACCAAGCAGTCTGTCCAG ATTTTTCTGATGAAGCAGATCTTGaggtggctgttttggaagaaacccagCCTGTCAACAAGAACGAGTCCGCTCCCAAGAATGGCTGGCAAGCCAAGCAGAGAGGAG GGCGATCCAGAGCCCAGAGGCACGGCCAGGCctcaaaatcaaagaaaaaggTCTCATCCCTGAGACGGGACACTTCATCTACTAGGATGGGCGTCGAAGCCGAGAGTCCCAGGTGTGAACTCCAGGGAGCTGAATCAAATAAAGAAGTGTCTTCCCCAACAGAGAAAATTTCATCTGTCATCACAGACATGGAGG CCCATTTAGTTTTCAAGAATGAGCTCTATGATGAAGATCTGAAGTCCACAGAATCTAAGGATACTGTTGGTGAAATATGTGATGTCCATACAGTCCAGAGCAACTCTGATAGCGAGGAGGAAGTACCCCAAGAGATGACAGGACCACCCTCATGCAGAAAAAAGTCCCGTGATTGGATGCTTGCCCACAGAG GATCTCTCACCAATGGAAGGAGAAGCTTGAGtgaggatgatggtggtgatgataatgaGGACGATGAAGGTGAAGATGAAGGTGATGAAGACTTAAAGGACGAGGAGCAGGATATTCTCAGAAGCGTCATGTACATCCGTGAGGAGATCGACTTGTCTACC CCTCCAGGTGAGGAGACTAGCACTCCAATATCTCTCAAGGTGGAAGACATTGAAGCTTTTGTTCTCAAACCTGCTCCTCAGGGCCACATCATCCAGTGTCGTATCACACGGGATCGGAAAGGGATGGATAAGGCTATCTACCCTTTCTACTACCTGCATCTGGAGatggaaaatggaaagaag CGATTCCTCATGTCCGGacggaagaggaagaaaagcaagacTTCAAACTACCTTATTTCTTTGGATCCCATTGATCTGTCACGGGATGGTGACAACTTTATCGGGAAAGTCAG ATCTAATGTGCTGGGGACCAGGTTTACGGTCTTCGACAACGGAATCAACCCTGACAAAAAACCTTTTGTTCCAGAAACAGCCCACCTGCGGCAAGaactggctgccatttgctaC GAAACCAATGTTCTGGGATTCAGGGGCCCACGAAAAATGACAGTGATCATTCCTGGAATGAACTCAGACAATGAGAGGATCTGCATCCGGCCAAAAAAC GAACATGAGACGTTACTGATTCGATACCAGAACCAGAACATGCAGAACCTGATTAAACTTCAGAACAAGATGCCGGCTTGGAACGAGGAGACCCAGTCATACATACTCAACTTCCATGGGCGAGTCACACAGGCTTCAGTTAAGAACTTCCAGATCATCTCAGAAGATGACC CTGATTACATTGCGCTACAGTTTGGTCGCGTGGCTCCTGATGTGTTCACCATGGATTACCAATTCCCGCTGTGTGCAGTTCAGGCCTTCGCCATCTGCCTGTCCAGCTTCGATGGGAAACTTGCTTGCGAGTAG
- the TULP2 gene encoding tubby-related protein 2 isoform X5, giving the protein MQLDPARVQLSPESKSNGNDEAVLLRKQKLEFQRHIIEKKQRRKRQELLMVQANTDSKVKGRHGRHKPEERIPLMESCSEHSLCNSTSNPFLVESVPEAHLGTQMWGSSVQMKRMQNNHQGENQAVCPDFSDEADLEVAVLEETQPVNKNESAPKNGWQAKQRGAGRSRAQRHGQASKSKKKVSSLRRDTSSTRMGVEAESPRCELQGAESNKEVSSPTEKISSVITDMEAHLVFKNELYDEDLKSTESKDTVGEICDVHTVQSNSDSEEEVPQEMTGPPSCRKKSRDWMLAHRGSLTNGRRSLSEDDGGDDNEDDEGEDEGDEDLKDEEQDILRSVMYIREEIDLSTPPGEETSTPISLKVEDIEAFVLKPAPQGHIIQCRITRDRKGMDKAIYPFYYLHLEMENGKKRFLMSGRKRKKSKTSNYLISLDPIDLSRDGDNFIGKVRSNVLGTRFTVFDNGINPDKKPFVPETAHLRQELAAICYETNVLGFRGPRKMTVIIPGMNSDNERICIRPKNEHETLLIRYQNQNMQNLIKLQNKMPAWNEETQSYILNFHGRVTQASVKNFQIISEDDPDYIALQFGRVAPDVFTMDYQFPLCAVQAFAICLSSFDGKLACE; this is encoded by the exons CGACATATCATTGAAAAGAAACAGCGCCGCAAGCGCCAGGAGCTGCTCATGGTTCAGGCCAACACAGATTCCAAGGTGAAAGGCCGCCATGGGAGACACAAACCCGAGGAGCGCATCCCACTCATGGAGTCTTGCAGTGAACACAGCCTCTGCAACA GTACTTCCAATCCCTTCCTTGTGGAGTCTGTCCCGGAAGCTCATCTTGGCACTCAAATGTGGGGCAGCTCTGTGCAGATGAAACGGATGCAGAACAACCACCAAGGGGAAAACCAAGCAGTCTGTCCAG ATTTTTCTGATGAAGCAGATCTTGaggtggctgttttggaagaaacccagCCTGTCAACAAGAACGAGTCCGCTCCCAAGAATGGCTGGCAAGCCAAGCAGAGAGGAG CAGGGCGATCCAGAGCCCAGAGGCACGGCCAGGCctcaaaatcaaagaaaaaggTCTCATCCCTGAGACGGGACACTTCATCTACTAGGATGGGCGTCGAAGCCGAGAGTCCCAGGTGTGAACTCCAGGGAGCTGAATCAAATAAAGAAGTGTCTTCCCCAACAGAGAAAATTTCATCTGTCATCACAGACATGGAGG CCCATTTAGTTTTCAAGAATGAGCTCTATGATGAAGATCTGAAGTCCACAGAATCTAAGGATACTGTTGGTGAAATATGTGATGTCCATACAGTCCAGAGCAACTCTGATAGCGAGGAGGAAGTACCCCAAGAGATGACAGGACCACCCTCATGCAGAAAAAAGTCCCGTGATTGGATGCTTGCCCACAGAG GATCTCTCACCAATGGAAGGAGAAGCTTGAGtgaggatgatggtggtgatgataatgaGGACGATGAAGGTGAAGATGAAGGTGATGAAGACTTAAAGGACGAGGAGCAGGATATTCTCAGAAGCGTCATGTACATCCGTGAGGAGATCGACTTGTCTACC CCTCCAGGTGAGGAGACTAGCACTCCAATATCTCTCAAGGTGGAAGACATTGAAGCTTTTGTTCTCAAACCTGCTCCTCAGGGCCACATCATCCAGTGTCGTATCACACGGGATCGGAAAGGGATGGATAAGGCTATCTACCCTTTCTACTACCTGCATCTGGAGatggaaaatggaaagaag CGATTCCTCATGTCCGGacggaagaggaagaaaagcaagacTTCAAACTACCTTATTTCTTTGGATCCCATTGATCTGTCACGGGATGGTGACAACTTTATCGGGAAAGTCAG ATCTAATGTGCTGGGGACCAGGTTTACGGTCTTCGACAACGGAATCAACCCTGACAAAAAACCTTTTGTTCCAGAAACAGCCCACCTGCGGCAAGaactggctgccatttgctaC GAAACCAATGTTCTGGGATTCAGGGGCCCACGAAAAATGACAGTGATCATTCCTGGAATGAACTCAGACAATGAGAGGATCTGCATCCGGCCAAAAAAC GAACATGAGACGTTACTGATTCGATACCAGAACCAGAACATGCAGAACCTGATTAAACTTCAGAACAAGATGCCGGCTTGGAACGAGGAGACCCAGTCATACATACTCAACTTCCATGGGCGAGTCACACAGGCTTCAGTTAAGAACTTCCAGATCATCTCAGAAGATGACC CTGATTACATTGCGCTACAGTTTGGTCGCGTGGCTCCTGATGTGTTCACCATGGATTACCAATTCCCGCTGTGTGCAGTTCAGGCCTTCGCCATCTGCCTGTCCAGCTTCGATGGGAAACTTGCTTGCGAGTAG
- the TULP2 gene encoding tubby-related protein 2 isoform X4 translates to MLRWNSAISMSTRLTSPKEMQLDPARVQLSPESKSNGNDEAVLLRKQKLEFQRHIIEKKQRRKRQELLMVQANTDSKVKGRHGRHKPEERIPLMESCSEHSLCNSTSNPFLVESVPEAHLGTQMWGSSVQMKRMQNNHQGENQAVCPDFSDEADLEVAVLEETQPVNKNESAPKNGWQAKQRGGRSRAQRHGQASKSKKKVSSLRRDTSSTRMGVEAESPRCELQGAESNKEVSSPTEKISSVITDMEVFKNELYDEDLKSTESKDTVGEICDVHTVQSNSDSEEEVPQEMTGPPSCRKKSRDWMLAHRGSLTNGRRSLSEDDGGDDNEDDEGEDEGDEDLKDEEQDILRSVMYIREEIDLSTPPGEETSTPISLKVEDIEAFVLKPAPQGHIIQCRITRDRKGMDKAIYPFYYLHLEMENGKKRFLMSGRKRKKSKTSNYLISLDPIDLSRDGDNFIGKVRSNVLGTRFTVFDNGINPDKKPFVPETAHLRQELAAICYETNVLGFRGPRKMTVIIPGMNSDNERICIRPKNEHETLLIRYQNQNMQNLIKLQNKMPAWNEETQSYILNFHGRVTQASVKNFQIISEDDPDYIALQFGRVAPDVFTMDYQFPLCAVQAFAICLSSFDGKLACE, encoded by the exons CGACATATCATTGAAAAGAAACAGCGCCGCAAGCGCCAGGAGCTGCTCATGGTTCAGGCCAACACAGATTCCAAGGTGAAAGGCCGCCATGGGAGACACAAACCCGAGGAGCGCATCCCACTCATGGAGTCTTGCAGTGAACACAGCCTCTGCAACA GTACTTCCAATCCCTTCCTTGTGGAGTCTGTCCCGGAAGCTCATCTTGGCACTCAAATGTGGGGCAGCTCTGTGCAGATGAAACGGATGCAGAACAACCACCAAGGGGAAAACCAAGCAGTCTGTCCAG ATTTTTCTGATGAAGCAGATCTTGaggtggctgttttggaagaaacccagCCTGTCAACAAGAACGAGTCCGCTCCCAAGAATGGCTGGCAAGCCAAGCAGAGAGGAG GGCGATCCAGAGCCCAGAGGCACGGCCAGGCctcaaaatcaaagaaaaaggTCTCATCCCTGAGACGGGACACTTCATCTACTAGGATGGGCGTCGAAGCCGAGAGTCCCAGGTGTGAACTCCAGGGAGCTGAATCAAATAAAGAAGTGTCTTCCCCAACAGAGAAAATTTCATCTGTCATCACAGACATGGAGG TTTTCAAGAATGAGCTCTATGATGAAGATCTGAAGTCCACAGAATCTAAGGATACTGTTGGTGAAATATGTGATGTCCATACAGTCCAGAGCAACTCTGATAGCGAGGAGGAAGTACCCCAAGAGATGACAGGACCACCCTCATGCAGAAAAAAGTCCCGTGATTGGATGCTTGCCCACAGAG GATCTCTCACCAATGGAAGGAGAAGCTTGAGtgaggatgatggtggtgatgataatgaGGACGATGAAGGTGAAGATGAAGGTGATGAAGACTTAAAGGACGAGGAGCAGGATATTCTCAGAAGCGTCATGTACATCCGTGAGGAGATCGACTTGTCTACC CCTCCAGGTGAGGAGACTAGCACTCCAATATCTCTCAAGGTGGAAGACATTGAAGCTTTTGTTCTCAAACCTGCTCCTCAGGGCCACATCATCCAGTGTCGTATCACACGGGATCGGAAAGGGATGGATAAGGCTATCTACCCTTTCTACTACCTGCATCTGGAGatggaaaatggaaagaag CGATTCCTCATGTCCGGacggaagaggaagaaaagcaagacTTCAAACTACCTTATTTCTTTGGATCCCATTGATCTGTCACGGGATGGTGACAACTTTATCGGGAAAGTCAG ATCTAATGTGCTGGGGACCAGGTTTACGGTCTTCGACAACGGAATCAACCCTGACAAAAAACCTTTTGTTCCAGAAACAGCCCACCTGCGGCAAGaactggctgccatttgctaC GAAACCAATGTTCTGGGATTCAGGGGCCCACGAAAAATGACAGTGATCATTCCTGGAATGAACTCAGACAATGAGAGGATCTGCATCCGGCCAAAAAAC GAACATGAGACGTTACTGATTCGATACCAGAACCAGAACATGCAGAACCTGATTAAACTTCAGAACAAGATGCCGGCTTGGAACGAGGAGACCCAGTCATACATACTCAACTTCCATGGGCGAGTCACACAGGCTTCAGTTAAGAACTTCCAGATCATCTCAGAAGATGACC CTGATTACATTGCGCTACAGTTTGGTCGCGTGGCTCCTGATGTGTTCACCATGGATTACCAATTCCCGCTGTGTGCAGTTCAGGCCTTCGCCATCTGCCTGTCCAGCTTCGATGGGAAACTTGCTTGCGAGTAG
- the TULP2 gene encoding tubby-related protein 2 isoform X3, protein MLRWNSAISMSTRLTSPKEMQLDPARVQLSPESKSNGNDEAVLLRKQKLEFQRHIIEKKQRRKRQELLMVQANTDSKVKGRHGRHKPEERIPLMESCSEHSLCNSTSNPFLVESVPEAHLGTQMWGSSVQMKRMQNNHQGENQAVCPDFSDEADLEVAVLEETQPVNKNESAPKNGWQAKQRGAGRSRAQRHGQASKSKKKVSSLRRDTSSTRMGVEAESPRCELQGAESNKEVSSPTEKISSVITDMEVFKNELYDEDLKSTESKDTVGEICDVHTVQSNSDSEEEVPQEMTGPPSCRKKSRDWMLAHRGSLTNGRRSLSEDDGGDDNEDDEGEDEGDEDLKDEEQDILRSVMYIREEIDLSTPPGEETSTPISLKVEDIEAFVLKPAPQGHIIQCRITRDRKGMDKAIYPFYYLHLEMENGKKRFLMSGRKRKKSKTSNYLISLDPIDLSRDGDNFIGKVRSNVLGTRFTVFDNGINPDKKPFVPETAHLRQELAAICYETNVLGFRGPRKMTVIIPGMNSDNERICIRPKNEHETLLIRYQNQNMQNLIKLQNKMPAWNEETQSYILNFHGRVTQASVKNFQIISEDDPDYIALQFGRVAPDVFTMDYQFPLCAVQAFAICLSSFDGKLACE, encoded by the exons CGACATATCATTGAAAAGAAACAGCGCCGCAAGCGCCAGGAGCTGCTCATGGTTCAGGCCAACACAGATTCCAAGGTGAAAGGCCGCCATGGGAGACACAAACCCGAGGAGCGCATCCCACTCATGGAGTCTTGCAGTGAACACAGCCTCTGCAACA GTACTTCCAATCCCTTCCTTGTGGAGTCTGTCCCGGAAGCTCATCTTGGCACTCAAATGTGGGGCAGCTCTGTGCAGATGAAACGGATGCAGAACAACCACCAAGGGGAAAACCAAGCAGTCTGTCCAG ATTTTTCTGATGAAGCAGATCTTGaggtggctgttttggaagaaacccagCCTGTCAACAAGAACGAGTCCGCTCCCAAGAATGGCTGGCAAGCCAAGCAGAGAGGAG CAGGGCGATCCAGAGCCCAGAGGCACGGCCAGGCctcaaaatcaaagaaaaaggTCTCATCCCTGAGACGGGACACTTCATCTACTAGGATGGGCGTCGAAGCCGAGAGTCCCAGGTGTGAACTCCAGGGAGCTGAATCAAATAAAGAAGTGTCTTCCCCAACAGAGAAAATTTCATCTGTCATCACAGACATGGAGG TTTTCAAGAATGAGCTCTATGATGAAGATCTGAAGTCCACAGAATCTAAGGATACTGTTGGTGAAATATGTGATGTCCATACAGTCCAGAGCAACTCTGATAGCGAGGAGGAAGTACCCCAAGAGATGACAGGACCACCCTCATGCAGAAAAAAGTCCCGTGATTGGATGCTTGCCCACAGAG GATCTCTCACCAATGGAAGGAGAAGCTTGAGtgaggatgatggtggtgatgataatgaGGACGATGAAGGTGAAGATGAAGGTGATGAAGACTTAAAGGACGAGGAGCAGGATATTCTCAGAAGCGTCATGTACATCCGTGAGGAGATCGACTTGTCTACC CCTCCAGGTGAGGAGACTAGCACTCCAATATCTCTCAAGGTGGAAGACATTGAAGCTTTTGTTCTCAAACCTGCTCCTCAGGGCCACATCATCCAGTGTCGTATCACACGGGATCGGAAAGGGATGGATAAGGCTATCTACCCTTTCTACTACCTGCATCTGGAGatggaaaatggaaagaag CGATTCCTCATGTCCGGacggaagaggaagaaaagcaagacTTCAAACTACCTTATTTCTTTGGATCCCATTGATCTGTCACGGGATGGTGACAACTTTATCGGGAAAGTCAG ATCTAATGTGCTGGGGACCAGGTTTACGGTCTTCGACAACGGAATCAACCCTGACAAAAAACCTTTTGTTCCAGAAACAGCCCACCTGCGGCAAGaactggctgccatttgctaC GAAACCAATGTTCTGGGATTCAGGGGCCCACGAAAAATGACAGTGATCATTCCTGGAATGAACTCAGACAATGAGAGGATCTGCATCCGGCCAAAAAAC GAACATGAGACGTTACTGATTCGATACCAGAACCAGAACATGCAGAACCTGATTAAACTTCAGAACAAGATGCCGGCTTGGAACGAGGAGACCCAGTCATACATACTCAACTTCCATGGGCGAGTCACACAGGCTTCAGTTAAGAACTTCCAGATCATCTCAGAAGATGACC CTGATTACATTGCGCTACAGTTTGGTCGCGTGGCTCCTGATGTGTTCACCATGGATTACCAATTCCCGCTGTGTGCAGTTCAGGCCTTCGCCATCTGCCTGTCCAGCTTCGATGGGAAACTTGCTTGCGAGTAG
- the TULP2 gene encoding tubby-related protein 2 isoform X1 — MLRWNSAISMSTRLTSPKEMQLDPARVQLSPESKSNGNDEAVLLRKQKLEFQRHIIEKKQRRKRQELLMVQANTDSKVKGRHGRHKPEERIPLMESCSEHSLCNSTSNPFLVESVPEAHLGTQMWGSSVQMKRMQNNHQGENQAVCPDFSDEADLEVAVLEETQPVNKNESAPKNGWQAKQRGAGRSRAQRHGQASKSKKKVSSLRRDTSSTRMGVEAESPRCELQGAESNKEVSSPTEKISSVITDMEAHLVFKNELYDEDLKSTESKDTVGEICDVHTVQSNSDSEEEVPQEMTGPPSCRKKSRDWMLAHRGSLTNGRRSLSEDDGGDDNEDDEGEDEGDEDLKDEEQDILRSVMYIREEIDLSTPPGEETSTPISLKVEDIEAFVLKPAPQGHIIQCRITRDRKGMDKAIYPFYYLHLEMENGKKRFLMSGRKRKKSKTSNYLISLDPIDLSRDGDNFIGKVRSNVLGTRFTVFDNGINPDKKPFVPETAHLRQELAAICYETNVLGFRGPRKMTVIIPGMNSDNERICIRPKNEHETLLIRYQNQNMQNLIKLQNKMPAWNEETQSYILNFHGRVTQASVKNFQIISEDDPDYIALQFGRVAPDVFTMDYQFPLCAVQAFAICLSSFDGKLACE, encoded by the exons CGACATATCATTGAAAAGAAACAGCGCCGCAAGCGCCAGGAGCTGCTCATGGTTCAGGCCAACACAGATTCCAAGGTGAAAGGCCGCCATGGGAGACACAAACCCGAGGAGCGCATCCCACTCATGGAGTCTTGCAGTGAACACAGCCTCTGCAACA GTACTTCCAATCCCTTCCTTGTGGAGTCTGTCCCGGAAGCTCATCTTGGCACTCAAATGTGGGGCAGCTCTGTGCAGATGAAACGGATGCAGAACAACCACCAAGGGGAAAACCAAGCAGTCTGTCCAG ATTTTTCTGATGAAGCAGATCTTGaggtggctgttttggaagaaacccagCCTGTCAACAAGAACGAGTCCGCTCCCAAGAATGGCTGGCAAGCCAAGCAGAGAGGAG CAGGGCGATCCAGAGCCCAGAGGCACGGCCAGGCctcaaaatcaaagaaaaaggTCTCATCCCTGAGACGGGACACTTCATCTACTAGGATGGGCGTCGAAGCCGAGAGTCCCAGGTGTGAACTCCAGGGAGCTGAATCAAATAAAGAAGTGTCTTCCCCAACAGAGAAAATTTCATCTGTCATCACAGACATGGAGG CCCATTTAGTTTTCAAGAATGAGCTCTATGATGAAGATCTGAAGTCCACAGAATCTAAGGATACTGTTGGTGAAATATGTGATGTCCATACAGTCCAGAGCAACTCTGATAGCGAGGAGGAAGTACCCCAAGAGATGACAGGACCACCCTCATGCAGAAAAAAGTCCCGTGATTGGATGCTTGCCCACAGAG GATCTCTCACCAATGGAAGGAGAAGCTTGAGtgaggatgatggtggtgatgataatgaGGACGATGAAGGTGAAGATGAAGGTGATGAAGACTTAAAGGACGAGGAGCAGGATATTCTCAGAAGCGTCATGTACATCCGTGAGGAGATCGACTTGTCTACC CCTCCAGGTGAGGAGACTAGCACTCCAATATCTCTCAAGGTGGAAGACATTGAAGCTTTTGTTCTCAAACCTGCTCCTCAGGGCCACATCATCCAGTGTCGTATCACACGGGATCGGAAAGGGATGGATAAGGCTATCTACCCTTTCTACTACCTGCATCTGGAGatggaaaatggaaagaag CGATTCCTCATGTCCGGacggaagaggaagaaaagcaagacTTCAAACTACCTTATTTCTTTGGATCCCATTGATCTGTCACGGGATGGTGACAACTTTATCGGGAAAGTCAG ATCTAATGTGCTGGGGACCAGGTTTACGGTCTTCGACAACGGAATCAACCCTGACAAAAAACCTTTTGTTCCAGAAACAGCCCACCTGCGGCAAGaactggctgccatttgctaC GAAACCAATGTTCTGGGATTCAGGGGCCCACGAAAAATGACAGTGATCATTCCTGGAATGAACTCAGACAATGAGAGGATCTGCATCCGGCCAAAAAAC GAACATGAGACGTTACTGATTCGATACCAGAACCAGAACATGCAGAACCTGATTAAACTTCAGAACAAGATGCCGGCTTGGAACGAGGAGACCCAGTCATACATACTCAACTTCCATGGGCGAGTCACACAGGCTTCAGTTAAGAACTTCCAGATCATCTCAGAAGATGACC CTGATTACATTGCGCTACAGTTTGGTCGCGTGGCTCCTGATGTGTTCACCATGGATTACCAATTCCCGCTGTGTGCAGTTCAGGCCTTCGCCATCTGCCTGTCCAGCTTCGATGGGAAACTTGCTTGCGAGTAG